In a genomic window of Thalassotalea piscium:
- the rplJ gene encoding 50S ribosomal protein L10, which produces MAINLDDKKAIVAEVQEAAKGAQSAVIADSRGVAVEAITALRKQARENGVWMKVVRNTLARRAVEGTDFACLSDNFIGPSLIAFSNEHPGAAARIFSDFAKTNEAFELKAAAFEGNIVDVKVLAKLPTYDEAIARLMSAMKEASAGKLVRTIAAIRDQKEQEAA; this is translated from the coding sequence ATGGCTATCAATCTTGATGACAAAAAAGCAATTGTTGCTGAAGTTCAAGAAGCTGCCAAAGGCGCTCAGTCAGCTGTAATCGCAGATTCTCGCGGTGTAGCAGTTGAAGCAATTACTGCCTTGCGTAAGCAAGCACGTGAAAACGGTGTATGGATGAAAGTTGTTCGTAACACGTTAGCACGTCGTGCAGTTGAAGGTACTGATTTTGCTTGTCTATCTGACAACTTTATTGGCCCTTCATTGATTGCATTTTCAAACGAGCATCCAGGTGCAGCAGCGCGTATTTTTTCAGACTTCGCTAAAACTAACGAAGCATTTGAATTAAAAGCAGCCGCATTTGAAGGCAACATCGTTGATGTGAAGGTACTTGCTAAGTTACCAACATACGACGAAGCTATTGCACGTTTAATGAGCGCTATGAAAGAAGCATCTGCAGGCAAGCTTGTCCGTACGATTGCTGCAATTCGCGATCAGAAAGAGCAAGAAGCGGCTTAA